CTATCTAATACAAGTATTTGCAGACCATTATCACGGTTTAGCTTGTATAATCTCACCATGGCTAAAAACAAGAAAAAAGTGTCAGACAACACTATCGCGCTCAACAAGAAATCACGGCACGATTACTTTATCGAAGAGCGCTTCGGAACTGGGCTTGTACTGGAAGGCTGGGAAGTTAAAAGCATGCGTGCCGGGCGCGCGCAAATGGCCGAAAGCTATGTGGTAATTAAAGATGGCGAAGCCTTTTGGTTTAACGGGCATATCTCGGCACTACAAAGCGCCTCTAC
This portion of the Gammaproteobacteria bacterium genome encodes:
- a CDS encoding SsrA-binding protein — encoded protein: MAKNKKKVSDNTIALNKKSRHDYFIEERFGTGLVLEGWEVKSMRAGRAQMAESYVVIKDGEAFWFNGHISALQSAST